TAGTGATGTATCTGATTTAAACGATGTTGAATTTTGCCATTGGCTAGTTGAGCAAGCAGGTGTTGCGGCAATACCTTTAAGTGTTTTTTATCAAACGCCACCGGGTGATAAAGTTATCCGCTTATGTTTTGCAAAAAATAATGAAACCCTAAAAGAGGCAGCCCATATTTTATGTCAACTTTAACGCTTACATTGGTGCAAAGCTCTCTTCACTGGCTTGATAAAAGCGCTAATTTAGCGATGCTTGATAAGCAGCTAGAGGCGCTAACAGAAAAGCCTGACCTTATTTTATTACCTGAAACGTTTGCCACTGGTTTTGCTATAAACCTTGACTGCGCGGAGCCAGAAAATGGCTTGGTGCTTACGTGGTTAAAACAACAAGCAAAAAAACATAATGCAGTGATTGCTGGGTCGGTGCTGGTGGCGCAAGGTAATAAAAAAGCCAACCGCTTTTATTGGGTAAAAGCATGTGGTGAAGTAATCTATTATGATAAACGCCATCTATTTCGCTTAGGAAATGAGGGAGACTATGTACTAGCAGGAAGTGAGCGAAAAGTGTTTGAAATTAATGGCTTTAAACTATTACCGCAGGTGTGCTACGACCTGCGTTTTCCGGTGTTTCAGCGCAATAAAAATGACTACGACATAATGGTAAATGTAGCAAATTGGCCAGCGGTGCGACGCCCCGTTTGGGATACATTATTGGCAGCTCGTGCAATAGAAAATTTATGTTATGTGGTAGGGGTTAACCGTATAGGCGACGATGGCAATGGTGTTGCCCACACTGGTGGCACCGCAGTTTATAATTTTAAGGGGGAGGCATTAGCTAAGGCGGCCGATAACACAGAGCAGTTAGTGACAGTGACACTTGAAAAAAAACATTTAGAGGCCTTTAAAGCGGCTTTCCCTGCTTATTTAGATGCTGATACGTTTACTCTGACTTAAATCATCTTCACATAGCACTAAACATATTAAGTGTTAAAATAGACGCTATTACATTGATTGGCGGCTAATTAGCAATATGAACACTTTAATCACTCCTGTTATTTTAGCTGGTGGTATTGGCTCTAGGTTGTGGCCTTTGTCGCGCCAAGCAATGCCTAAGCAATTTTTGCCACTATTGAATAATGAAAACTCATTATTGCAAAATACATTAAATCGCGTCTCTGGGGCTGAGTTTTCACAGCCAATTTTAGTGTGTAATGAACAGCACCGGTTTATTGCTAAAGAGCAAAGTAGTGCAGCTAATGTGTTTGGGTTGATACTAGAGCCTACAGGTAAAAATACGGCTCCTGCTATTGCACTTGCTGCCCATTACGCAATTCAAAGTGGGCTTAAAGGTCCTATGTTGGTGATGCCTGCTGATCATCATATAAAGGATTTTTCTCCGCTAACATCACAAATAAACGATGCTGTAACACTTGCAGAGCAAGGAAAGTTGGTTACTTTTTCAATTACACCTTCAATGGCCCACACTGGGTTTGGGTATATAAAGCAAGGCAGTAAAATTTCAGGCTCAAACTGTTTTGAAGTGGCCGAGTTTAAAGAAAAGCCAAACCTAGCTACGGCGCAAAAATACTTAGCTGAAGGCGGTTATAGTTGGAATAGTGGGATGTTTTTATTTACACCACAAGCCTATTTGGATGAACTGGAACGCTTCACACCAAAAATTGCGCACAGCGTGAAGATGGCTTCTCATTTTTCACATGACTTAGGTTTTACTAGGCCCGATAGTGAACCGCTTGAGTTTTGCCCAAGTGATTCAATTGATTATGCTATTTTAGAGCGTAGTAACAATGTTGCTGTTATGCCTGTAGCACTTAAATGGAATGATGTGGGCAGCTTTAGTGCGCTTGCTAGCCTGAGCACTAAAGATAGTTATGGCAACAACAAAAGCGAAAACCATACGGCACAAAACAGTACCAATAATTTTGTTATTAGCGAACACGACCATAGTATCGCTACGCTTGGCGTAAGTGATTTAGCCATTATTCACACCCACGACGCCACACTGGTTGCCGATAAAAATAAGCTCGATGGCTTACCTTTATTACTTAAACAATTAGCACTGAGCCAAAGCGATAAACTCAACCACCATCAGGTTGTGTATCGTCCATGGGGTAACTACCGCACTTTGGTTGAAGGTAGTGGTTTTAAAGTTAAAAAAATAACCGTTAATAGCGATGCTAAACTTTCGACGCAGCGCCATCAGCATCGTGCAGAGCATTGGGTTGTTGTATCTGGGGTGGCAGATGTGCGTATTGATGACCAAGAATTAACACTCACCCAAGATCAATCTTGTTATATTGCCGCTAAACAACTGCATAGCTTAGCGAATAACCAGCAAGTGCCGTTAATTGTTATTGAGGTACAAACGGGTATCATACTTGATGAAAATGACATTGAGCGATTTAATGATATGTACGGAAGGTATTAAGCTGCTCTACTTTTTAAAGTAAACCGCTTTAACCTAATTCACTACGTACAAATTTTAAGTATTTCTCAAGGCTGCGTTGCCAAAGATCAAGTGCCTCATCAAGCATGCCGTTATGAGGCTTATTGTCGAGTAGGCGGCGCTCAATTTTTTTAAGCTCCATACCGTAACGATTAAACCCTAATTGCAATGCAGTACTCGCTTGGCGGTGTAAAAGTTTAATGCACTGTTCAGGATGCTGGTCTATTAAGTCTTGGCAGCGTATCAGCTTATTACGAGCAGAGAGTACAAACTCATTATAAATAGACGATACCTCATCCTCACTAAACGAGCTGGCGAGTGTTTCAATAGCTGTCTTATCGTACAGGGTATCTATAAGTTCTACTGCAATATTAGTGGTTTGATTTGATTGAGAATCGCTTAATGCTTGGCGCAGTTTTTGGTGTTTAATTGGCTTACCAACAATGTCTTTTATACCCAACGCTAAGTACTCTTTAACTTCATCAGGGCTTAAACTCGCAGTAAAGGCGAGTACAGGTGTACGCTGGTTTTTGTGATCAAGGCGTTTAAGGCGTTTAAGAACTTCTTGACCTGTTAAATCGGGTAGATTCATATCAAGTAAGACGACGTCAAAATGATGAGCTTGCATTAACTCAATGGCACTTTTACCATCTTTAGCGAGCTTAATTTTGTGTTCGTCATCGGCCATAAACTCAATAGCAATTTTTTGGTTTAGGTCTAAATCTTCCACCAAAAGAACATCGAGCCCTGTTAAATAATCTTTTGTTTGATGGCGTTGCTCTACAAGGCTTAACTCACCCAGCGCAAAAGTAATCGTAAAGCTAAATACACTACCAGTGCCCAGTTGACTAGAAATTTCAAGGCGGCTACCGAGTTTTTCTAATAAGCGACTGGTAATTGCAAGTCCAAGACCGGTGCCGCCCTTTTCCTTGCCTGCACTACTTTGTACATAAGGCTCTGTTAAGTAGGCGATTTCTTCATTTTCGATACCTGGGCCTGAATCTTTAACACTCACTTTTATAGTGTGTTCTAGTTGTTTTTCTAAAACTAAATCAACTTGAATTTTTACTACGCCACGGTCAGTAAATTTAATAGCATTACCAACTAAGTTAATAATTATTTGTCGAAGCTTTTGCTGGTCACAGTAGTAGCATGCTTGTTCAGGAATATTACATATAAGCTCAAATTTAAGCTGTTTTTGTTCTGCTAATGGGCTGAGCAATAAGCATAAGTTATTTAGCCATGTTTTAAATTCAATATCTTCTTCATAAAGGGCTTCGTCACTTTGGTCTAGACTCGCATATTCAAGTACTTTATCGACCAGTAGGTTTAGTGATTCGGCAGAATTAATAATTGCTTCGCAATAGGCTTTACTATGCGTATCGCTTGTTTGGTTCATGACCAATTGTGCACTACCTAAAATACCATTGAGTGGTGTACGTATTTCGTGACTAATAGTCGATAAAAATAGCCCTCGTATTTCTAAATCTTTCTGCGCTTTATCGGCGAGCGTATTGAGGTGATGCTCTCGGCGTTCATTACATAACAGTGCCATACCAGCGGCATAAAACATAGGTGCTATGATGCCATTTAAAAATAATACAGTGCTAAACCAACTGCTTGAGACGAGATCTTTTTGCTCAATTTCATTCATAAAAATTGAACGCGCAATAAAGGCTAACACCACGAGTGTTAAAATTGTAATGTATACAATACTGCCGTTGGGGTAAGGTTTACGAGCGTACTTTATAAATATAAACAGTAAAAACAAGGCTTCTGAAATATGTTGTAGGTCGGATGCGATAACACGACCAGCTAAAGAGGGATCAAAAAAACTATAATAACCAAATACCATTGCACTAAATGCGGTCACTGAACAAAGAAGCTTAAATCCAGGTCCGCGATAATCTAAAAATTGACTAATAGCAAAACAGTGCACAATAGAGGCTGCAAACATTAAGCTACACGCTGCATTTATAACAAGTAAGTTATGTGAGCTACTTACAAGCGCAAATGCAACGACAGCACATAGCATCAATACTGGATAAAAAATGTATATCAGTGTCCCTGGGGTTTGCTTATTGGTTCGCCAAGTTAAAATATTCAAAAAAGTCATTACGACAATAACGGCTATGCTGGCAAAATATAAAGTGTATGAGTCAAGCATGGGTTTTCCAGCAGGTGATTTTGATTAGATTAATTAAAAATTATAAACTTAACAAGCGCTT
This genomic stretch from Pseudoalteromonas marina harbors:
- a CDS encoding amidohydrolase → MSTLTLTLVQSSLHWLDKSANLAMLDKQLEALTEKPDLILLPETFATGFAINLDCAEPENGLVLTWLKQQAKKHNAVIAGSVLVAQGNKKANRFYWVKACGEVIYYDKRHLFRLGNEGDYVLAGSERKVFEINGFKLLPQVCYDLRFPVFQRNKNDYDIMVNVANWPAVRRPVWDTLLAARAIENLCYVVGVNRIGDDGNGVAHTGGTAVYNFKGEALAKAADNTEQLVTVTLEKKHLEAFKAAFPAYLDADTFTLT
- a CDS encoding mannose-1-phosphate guanylyltransferase/mannose-6-phosphate isomerase, producing MNTLITPVILAGGIGSRLWPLSRQAMPKQFLPLLNNENSLLQNTLNRVSGAEFSQPILVCNEQHRFIAKEQSSAANVFGLILEPTGKNTAPAIALAAHYAIQSGLKGPMLVMPADHHIKDFSPLTSQINDAVTLAEQGKLVTFSITPSMAHTGFGYIKQGSKISGSNCFEVAEFKEKPNLATAQKYLAEGGYSWNSGMFLFTPQAYLDELERFTPKIAHSVKMASHFSHDLGFTRPDSEPLEFCPSDSIDYAILERSNNVAVMPVALKWNDVGSFSALASLSTKDSYGNNKSENHTAQNSTNNFVISEHDHSIATLGVSDLAIIHTHDATLVADKNKLDGLPLLLKQLALSQSDKLNHHQVVYRPWGNYRTLVEGSGFKVKKITVNSDAKLSTQRHQHRAEHWVVVSGVADVRIDDQELTLTQDQSCYIAAKQLHSLANNQQVPLIVIEVQTGIILDENDIERFNDMYGRY
- a CDS encoding ATP-binding protein, whose translation is MLDSYTLYFASIAVIVVMTFLNILTWRTNKQTPGTLIYIFYPVLMLCAVVAFALVSSSHNLLVINAACSLMFAASIVHCFAISQFLDYRGPGFKLLCSVTAFSAMVFGYYSFFDPSLAGRVIASDLQHISEALFLLFIFIKYARKPYPNGSIVYITILTLVVLAFIARSIFMNEIEQKDLVSSSWFSTVLFLNGIIAPMFYAAGMALLCNERREHHLNTLADKAQKDLEIRGLFLSTISHEIRTPLNGILGSAQLVMNQTSDTHSKAYCEAIINSAESLNLLVDKVLEYASLDQSDEALYEEDIEFKTWLNNLCLLLSPLAEQKQLKFELICNIPEQACYYCDQQKLRQIIINLVGNAIKFTDRGVVKIQVDLVLEKQLEHTIKVSVKDSGPGIENEEIAYLTEPYVQSSAGKEKGGTGLGLAITSRLLEKLGSRLEISSQLGTGSVFSFTITFALGELSLVEQRHQTKDYLTGLDVLLVEDLDLNQKIAIEFMADDEHKIKLAKDGKSAIELMQAHHFDVVLLDMNLPDLTGQEVLKRLKRLDHKNQRTPVLAFTASLSPDEVKEYLALGIKDIVGKPIKHQKLRQALSDSQSNQTTNIAVELIDTLYDKTAIETLASSFSEDEVSSIYNEFVLSARNKLIRCQDLIDQHPEQCIKLLHRQASTALQLGFNRYGMELKKIERRLLDNKPHNGMLDEALDLWQRSLEKYLKFVRSELG